In one Bactrocera tryoni isolate S06 chromosome 5, CSIRO_BtryS06_freeze2, whole genome shotgun sequence genomic region, the following are encoded:
- the LOC120777135 gene encoding uncharacterized protein LOC120777135: MNIVCPHCNALKFKNEAPALCCASGQVNLTPLVPPPEPLYSLVSGNGPDSNHFLTHIQQYNNCFQMTSFGATKVIGDNFMPTFKIQGQIYHRTGSLLPMPDEDYKFLQIYFMGDSAREVDQRCAHNNSVKRSIVEQLQTFFHQHNELVALFTTALDRMPSDNHKIVIRADKAPAGQHAGRFNAPTIDEVAIVVVGENLENRDIVLLRRNDQLQRVSETHRSYDALQYPVLFWQGEDGYQFSNKMINPVTAPTDLWHKYKDHMAEDILHQMRLRTSSADLQMNEKIHNVALILID, encoded by the exons ATGAATATTGTATGTCCACATTGCAATgcattgaaattcaaaaatgaagcccCTGCATTGTGTTGCGCCAGCGGCCAAGTCAATTTGACGCCATTGGTACCACCACCAGAGCCACTATATTCATTGGTTTCCGGAAATGGGCCAGATTCTAATCATTTTTTGACTCATATCCAGCAATACAATAATTGCTTTCAAATGACATCATTTGGCGCAACAAAAGTTATTGGAGACAATTttatgcctactttcaag ATTCAGGGTCAAATATATCATCGAACAGGTTCCTTATTGCCAATGCCTGATGAAGactataaatttttgcaaatatattttatgggcGATTCAGCAAGAGAAGTCGATCAGCGTTGCGCACACAACAACTCAGTGAAAAGATCCATTGTGGAACAACTTCAAACATTTTTCCATCAACACAATGAATTAGTTGCATTATTCACAACTGCATTAGACCGCATGCCATCAGATAATCATAAAATTGTCATCAGAGCCGATAAGGCGCCTGCAGGACAACATGCTGGACGTTTTAATGCGCCAACAAttgatgaagtggctattgtcgtcgtgggagaaaatttagaaaaccgaGACATTGTTTTACTTCGACGGAACGATCAACTTCAGCGTGTGTCTGAAACACATCGATCATATGATGCCTTACAATATCCTGTCCTATTTTGGCAAGGTGAAGACGGCTATCAATTTTCAAATAAGATGATAAATCCAGTTACAG CACCGACTGATttatggcataaatacaaagatCATATGGCGGAAGATATATTGCATCAGATGCGTCTTAGAACATCGAGTGCAGATTTGCAAATGAACGAAAAAATTCACAATGtagcattaattttaattgattga
- the LOC120777136 gene encoding ATP-dependent DNA helicase PIF1-like, with translation MAKVLQQTRLIIWDECTMAHKKSLEALDRSMQDLRNNKNRFGGAMILLAGDFRQILPVVPRSTPADELNACLKSSILWKYIKTLKLSINMRVELQEDQSGEVFSKRLLDIGNGIIAVDTSSGYITFSTNFCNLCESKTELMEMVFPNVAQNYVNHIWLSERVIFAAKNVDVNEKIAGELKNYKSVDSITNEDEVVNYPTEFLNSLELPGLPPHNLQLKIGSHEVRFG, from the exons ATGGCCAAAGTGCTGCAGCAAACAAGACTGATCATTTGGGATGAATGTACGATGGCACACAAAAAATCTTTGGAGGCATTAGATCGCTCGATGCAAGATTTACGAAATAACAAAAACCGGTTTGGTGGTGCAATGATACTATTGGCAGGTGATTTTCGACAAATATTGCCAGTTGTTCCACGCTCAACGCCAGCTGATGAACTGAATGCCTGTTTGAAGTCGTCCATTTTATGGAAATACATTAAAACGCTTAAATTAAGTATAAACATGAGAGTCGAATTACAGGAAGACCAGTCTGGAGAAGTGTTTTCCAAACGACTGCTCGATATTGGTAATGGTATTATTGCTGTTGATACATCATCTGGATACATTACATTCTCTACCAATTTTTGTAACCTTTGTGAATCAAAGACCGAACTCATGGAGATGGTTTTCCCAAACGTTGCTCAAAATTACGTAAATCACATTTGGTTAAGCGAACGTGTTATATTCGCCGCAAAAAATGTTGATGTGAATGAGAAAATAGCTGGCGAATTGAAGAATTACAAATCAGTTGATTCCATTACTAATGAAGATGAAGTTGTCAATTATccaacagaatttttaaattcgctgGAATTGCCCGGCTTACCACCTCATAATCTGCAATTAAAAATCGGATCA CACGAAGTGCGCTTTGGCTGA